The Choloepus didactylus isolate mChoDid1 chromosome 13, mChoDid1.pri, whole genome shotgun sequence genome contains a region encoding:
- the ZBED3 gene encoding zinc finger BED domain-containing protein 3 — MRCEEPVVSMEETHGLENAAAQGGLYPDLVPAAPGRLGAPSSEAWGYFHLAPARPGHPTGHWATCRLCGEQVSRGPGFHAGTLSLWKHLKSAHRRELEKSSARREPPSASCLPPPPPAVPTAPAAAAEGDWALLLEQMGALAFRASRRERELERREAAVEQGERALERRRRAVHEEERAVAQARRELQAERDGLQARLREVSRRESALGLSAVPLQMPLKEEQAGERDGYIITKVLL; from the coding sequence ATGAGGTGTGAAGAGCCGGTGGTGAGCATGGAGGAGACTCACGGGCTGGAGAACGCTGCAGCGCAGGGCGGCCTGTATCCGGACCTCGTGCCGGCGGCTCCCGGCCGCCTGGGGGCACCATCCTCCGAGGCCTGGGGATACTTTCACCTGGCCCCAGCGCGTCCCGGGCACCCCACGGGCCACTGGGCCACCTGCCGGTTGTGCGGGGAGCAGGTGAGCCGCGGCCCTGGCTTCCATGCGGGGACCCTATCGCTGTGGAAGCACTTGAAGAGCGCGCACCGGCGGGAGCTGGAGAAGAGCAGCGCCCGCCGCGAGCCGCCCTCTGCCTCCtgcctgccgccgccgccgcccgctgTCCCCACTGCCCCCGCCGCGGCCGCCGAGGGCGACTGGGCGCTCCTGCTGGAGCAGATGGGTGCGCTGGCCTTCCGCGCCAGCCGGCGGGAGCGGGAGCTGGAGCGGCGCGAAGCTGCGGTGGAGCAGGGCGAGCGCGCCCTGGAGCGGAGGCGGAGGGCCGTGCATGAGGAGGAGCGCGCTGTGGCCCAGGCGCGGCGGGAGCTGCAGGCCGAGAGGGACGGGCTGCAGGCACGGCTGCGGGAAGTGAGCCGCCGGGAAAGCGCTTTGGGCTTGTCCGCAGTCCCGCTGCAGATGCCACTGAAAGAGGAACAGGCTGGGGAGAGGGACGGCTACATAATAACGAAGGTCCTCCTGTAG